In one window of Calypte anna isolate BGI_N300 chromosome 1, bCalAnn1_v1.p, whole genome shotgun sequence DNA:
- the RSPH1 gene encoding radial spoke head 1 homolog, giving the protein MSDLSSEAEEEAENDLGEYDGERNSEGERHGRGKARLPNGDTYDGEYEHGLRSGQGTYRFKNGAFYVGGYLQNKKHGHGTFFYPDGSKYEGSWVNDLRHGYGKYTYPNGDTYTGEWFNHNRHGQGTYIYNDTRSKYVGAWVDGKQEGHAELIHINHRFQGKFLNGNPVGRGKYVFDIGCEQHGEYIQSVQDKGEEEEEEEPTLPVVPKWKASETTNLTLWTPHGENPPSPKEPSQVKPGEAAEVGPASEEEKTPSAEVTDEYTEGRDDEPSANEEYSEHVTPEVAAGEEEEKKDWEEEGANTLEDS; this is encoded by the exons GAGTATGACGGGGAACGCAATTCAGAAGGTGAACGGCATGGCCGCGGAAAAGCACGTCTGCCCAATGGTGATACGTATGATGGAGAATATGAACATGGTTTAAGAAGTGGGCAG GGGACCTACAGATTTAAAAATGGTGCTTTCTATGTTGGAGGatatcttcaaaacaaaaagcatggCCATGGTACTTTTTTTTATCCAGATGGATCAAAATACGAAG GTTCCTGGGTGAATGACCTGAGGCACGGCTATGGGAAGTACACTTACCCGAATGGAGACACTTATACTGGAGAATGGTTTAACCACAATAG ACATGGACAAGGTACATATATCTATAATGACACAAGATCTAAGTATGTTGGTGCCTGGGTAGATGGAAAACAGGAAGGACATGCTGAACTTATCCACATAAACCATAGATTTCAGGGCAAGTTTTTGAATGGAAAT CCTGTAGGTCGTGGCAAATATGTCTTTGACATTGGATGTGAACAGCATGGTGAATACATACAATCAGTACAG GataaaggagaggaagaagaagaggaggaaccCACATTACCTGTTGTACCAAAATGGAAAGCATCAGAAACTACCAATTTAACACTCTGGACTCCCCATGGGGAAAATCCACCTTCTCCCAAAGAACCCTCCCAAGTGAAaccaggagaagcagcagaagtaGGACCAGCAAgtgaagaggagaaaacacCATCAGCTGAAG TCACTGATGAATATACTGAAGGTAGGGATGATGAGCCTTCTGCTAATGAAGAATACAGTGAACATGTTACCCCAGAAGTggctgcaggagaggaagaagaaaaaaaagactgggaGGAAGAAG GAGCTAATACTTTAGAGGATTCCTAG